The DNA window gacgtcttaaatttgaattaatgtGGATAAACAAGACTACCGCAAAAGTTGAAGAGATAATTCAgacttttttctttcaaataacACTTATGATTTGGTAGTATGTTTACCTTACCGAGGGAGGAAGGGTTACCATATGCAGCCGGTAAGCCCGGTAGCGTGCGGTTAACACGGTGGATAGTGGAAAAATCAGATGGATTTCATGAAAGGTTTCAAAATTTTGGTTTAAATATCTTTTTGAATTTGATAAGAGTTATCGGACTCTTCCCGTTCGCCAGTAAGCATGTTTAGTGTAGTAGTTTCAAATATTAAGGAataacctaatatcaaataaatagaaggggTAAAGTTTCAAACCCAGACCAGCTAGCTCATCAACTTGTGAAGCTAGCCGGAAGATCTCTGGGTGCTTCTCTTTAGTACAGTAGTCACACGGTACTCTCGACGGTAACGGGATAATAAAACACCATGGTTTcgtcagaaattcagaaactACACATAAGGTAAAATTCCTTGCGCAAAGAAATCGGCGATGATCATCGTCGTCGGGCGCCAATCCCCCAGTCAAAACGCACTCTACCATCCTAGTAGTCGCAGGCAGTTGCACATGTGCAACAACAGACAACCGGTAGTCCCCTACGCATTCAAGTCCCTGGCCCCCGTCCGGCGTACTTGCAAGAAAGCTCCTCGCCCCCTATTAAATGCATCCCTCCTCCCCGACTCCCCCGTCGACCACTTGCTATTATTGCCTCCTTTCCGGCGTAGTACTGCACTGCCGCTCGCTGCCTTCCCCCGCTCATTGTTTGCAGCAGGTGAAAATCCGGTGCATTTATGGCCTCCCtggatcctcctcctcctccctcccctcctcgtcgGCTTATATAAATCCCGTCCCGTCTCGCCTAATCGCTCGTTCGTTCGTGTCGCCAACGCCACGCCCCAGGTGCGTGATAATTCGGAGGGGAACGAGTGACGTCGACGAGAGGCAGGCCGGCGTCCATGGGGAGGACTCCCTGCTGCGACAGCAAGGTGCTCAAGAAAGGGCCGTGGACGCCCGACGAGGACAAGCTCCTCGTCGACTACGTCCAGGCCAACGGCTCCGGCAACTGGCGCCTGCTCCCCAAGCTCGCCGGTACGTACGTTCGTCTCTTTTGCGATCGATCtgtggccgccgcgtcgcgcgcgcgTGGTCCAGTAGTGCTTCCGTTTCGTTTTTTTTGTGCGGTTTTCGCTGAGGCGAGGCGCGTGTGCGCGATCGATGGGTGCGTGCAGGGCTGAACCGGTGCGGCAAGAGCTGCCGGCTTCGGTGGACGAACTACCTGCGGCCGGACATCAAGCGCGGGCCTTTCACCCCGGAGGAGCACAAGTCCATCCTCCAGCTCCACGCCATCGTCGGCAACAAGTGAGTCGCTCTGTACTATACTCATTAATGAACagcctcttttctttctctatcCTGCACATAGCTAGGAGTAGAGACATGCATTCAACGCAATACGCATGTGTGTACCAATGTACCTGCAGCCACCAAAGTGCTACTCCATTCAATTCTTCAGTTGctgcatgatgatgatgatatactCTTTGTTGAGTCTGTATCAGAAGGTCAACGATGCCTTTTACGTTATCATCTGCATTCAGGGGAAAGCTTCCAAAACTGTCGGTCTCTTTGCTTACGCACGTAGAAACCGGGTTGTAGACCGTAGAGCATGTCACGCGCCGGTGCTAATGACGTGTTGCCTTCGTGTGATCGATCGGTCACAGGTGGTCCATGATCGCCGCGCAGCTGCCTGGTCGGACggacaacgagatcaagaactacTGGAACACCAACGTCAAGAAGCAGCTCCGCCAGGGCCAggcggccgccgtcggcgagcagGCCGCGCTGGCgagcctcggcggcggcgcggccagctGCCCCGCGGCGCGCCACATGGCGCAGTGGGAGACCGCGCGCCTCGAGGCAGAGGcgcgcctctccctcctctccggcaCCACCTCGGTCGCGACCGCCAGCGTCGctgcctcctcgtcctcgtcgtccacagccgcggccggcggcgccgaggcgccGCCGGACATCTACCTTCGCCTCTGGAACTCCGAGGTCGGTGACTCGTTCCGCAAGTCCGCGCgctcggcggcgcgcgaggaTCAAGAGCCGGCGAACGCATCAGACGAAGCGGCGCCGGTCTCGGCGACATTCGCACGACCCGGCGACGACTCCTCGGCGGCGTCCAACGtgaccgcggccgcggcggcggacgagtaCCAGGTGTTCCTGGACCTGGCGGCCGAGGACTTCGAGCTGTTCCACGGCCGCCACGGCGGGTTCCCGCTGTTCCCGGCGGTGGACATGCTCGGCGAGACATCCCTCTACACCGCGTTCGACTAAAAGCTCATGATCAGTTTCAGTGGCTGACGTACGTATACGCGCGTGCCACGCTGATGCACGCGTACgtgtacgtacatacgtacacAAGACACACATGCGATTTTGCTTGCGTGTCTTGTGTCACCCGTGGCGTATGTACGTACGTGTACCGTCGTGATGCGTGGATGACCGTGGCTAGGGCAGCTGGAGTTTTTTTTGCGACTGCTCTAGCTAGAGCGAGTATACCAGTGGTGTTGATGGTGATGATGTAGACttgtcaaacttttttttttttcagtttgtgCAAACAGATCAGCGTTTCTGTGTTTTGTTGATTAGACAAGTAATCGGCGAGCTGTGGCGTGTCTCAGCTTTCGGTGTATTTTCAGTATGCGTACACACACTACTGTACTGTACCATGCAAGTCATCATGTGTTC is part of the Oryza glaberrima chromosome 4, OglaRS2, whole genome shotgun sequence genome and encodes:
- the LOC127770201 gene encoding transcription factor MYB17-like; this translates as MGRTPCCDSKVLKKGPWTPDEDKLLVDYVQANGSGNWRLLPKLAGLNRCGKSCRLRWTNYLRPDIKRGPFTPEEHKSILQLHAIVGNKWSMIAAQLPGRTDNEIKNYWNTNVKKQLRQGQAAAVGEQAALASLGGGAASCPAARHMAQWETARLEAEARLSLLSGTTSVATASVAASSSSSSTAAAGGAEAPPDIYLRLWNSEVGDSFRKSARSAAREDQEPANASDEAAPVSATFARPGDDSSAASNVTAAAAADEYQVFLDLAAEDFELFHGRHGGFPLFPAVDMLGETSLYTAFD